A region of Actinomycetota bacterium DNA encodes the following proteins:
- a CDS encoding PH domain-containing protein, whose protein sequence is MAFPRRLLIEGEELVLDLRPHWIALVAPIFVTVLVVVGWILALIYAPDDGSARTAVLWIALAAGALILLWYPVRAFVAWITSTFAVTSDRVIHREGFIAKRTMEIPLEAINDVRFQQSVFERMVGAGDLVIQSASEFGRNVFANIRHPESVQRTIYEQGERNKERMYQSNASRPSPAAPSVTTELERLAGLRDRGVLTEAEFQNQKKKILGD, encoded by the coding sequence ATGGCGTTCCCGCGACGGCTGCTCATCGAGGGCGAGGAGCTCGTGCTCGATCTTCGTCCGCACTGGATCGCGCTCGTCGCTCCGATCTTCGTGACGGTGCTCGTCGTCGTGGGGTGGATCCTCGCGCTGATCTACGCGCCCGACGACGGCTCCGCCAGGACCGCGGTGCTGTGGATCGCGCTCGCCGCCGGAGCGCTGATCCTGCTGTGGTATCCCGTGCGCGCGTTCGTCGCCTGGATTACCTCGACCTTCGCCGTGACGAGCGACCGAGTGATCCATCGCGAGGGCTTCATCGCCAAGCGGACGATGGAGATCCCGCTCGAGGCCATCAACGACGTTCGGTTCCAGCAGTCGGTGTTCGAACGGATGGTCGGAGCGGGCGACCTGGTGATCCAGTCCGCGAGCGAGTTCGGCCGGAACGTGTTCGCGAACATCCGCCATCCCGAAAGCGTGCAAAGGACGATCTACGAGCAGGGAGAGCGCAACAAGGAACGGATGTACCAGTCGAATGCATCCCGCCCATCACCGGCCGCGCCGTCGGTGACGACCGAGCTCGAGCGCCTGGCGGGGCTGCGCGATCGCGGCGTTCTCACCGAGGCGGAGTTCCAGAACCAGAAGAAGAAGATCCTCGGCGACTGA
- a CDS encoding cation:proton antiporter regulatory subunit, protein MAVVNEVELPGIGVRYEFVTEGGARVGVVHHRTGERELVLYERADPDTSHDLLRLGPEDSRTLAELLGVSQVAKELVELQRQVEGLAVDRLPLPATSPYAGKTVGTTAARTRTGVSIVAVLRDDAAFPAPGPEFGIEAGDVLVVVGTPRGIEELVVLLHTG, encoded by the coding sequence GTGGCCGTGGTCAACGAGGTCGAGCTTCCCGGGATCGGCGTCCGCTACGAGTTCGTGACCGAGGGCGGTGCTCGCGTCGGCGTGGTCCACCACCGAACGGGAGAACGCGAGCTCGTCCTCTACGAGCGCGCCGATCCCGACACGAGTCACGATCTCCTCCGGCTTGGACCCGAGGACAGCCGGACACTCGCTGAGCTATTGGGCGTCTCCCAGGTGGCGAAGGAGCTCGTCGAGCTGCAGCGGCAGGTCGAGGGTCTCGCCGTCGACCGGCTGCCGCTCCCCGCCACGTCGCCGTACGCGGGCAAGACCGTGGGGACCACGGCCGCACGAACGCGAACCGGCGTCTCGATCGTCGCGGTGCTGCGCGACGACGCCGCGTTCCCTGCGCCTGGTCCCGAATTCGGTATCGAGGCGGGCGATGTCCTCGTGGTCGTGGGGACGCCGCGGGGGATCGAAGAGCTCGTCGTCCTGTTACACACGGGCTGA